One genomic region from Eleutherodactylus coqui strain aEleCoq1 unplaced genomic scaffold, aEleCoq1.hap1 HAP1_SCAFFOLD_542, whole genome shotgun sequence encodes:
- the LOC136601573 gene encoding uncharacterized protein — protein sequence MERSDQAKKTEKAQLNPSPSAGPTPSPAAPEAPQQEVGRKPRSGPPSLEPWMRQTVVLKLKEVDGRLPDMSQEVFGKKMVLEQGFSQGEILSIHALVAGIFYITFASTTICRRYWEKMKAASPDSPFRKFLGSCREEEREKREERRVTVSMRNPHIPGGDISTFLKRFCTVLKEPTRILDGNGFWTSKWSVIVRLHKDSGPGTSVKHLPQIITLGNSSGLIYYPDMPQTCRKCGRGGHQMKDCSESACRVCRVAGHETKDCPRKIACNLCGQATHMYRACPERVHSYASVVTRGPAKVKQKPAPTTKEKKGKSTPRPPGSSQAPSNQKDTAPLAANPTEGSGTTASVPPPEALPRTPSKPSTLPTDTTPLASVVLSPVPRATQPPNSPGAVLGSTPSTTPALSEEDFPPLPSAGTQQRKRKDRDSPCTDSTKKKVVTTAEAPLEDEVEEMEQSAEDLVSGPEYEEATDTSLHIRPVEVGAPEPLDAADCKKEPPPDRSGNKGV from the coding sequence ATGGAGCGATCGGATCAAGCCAAGAAGACGGAGAAAGCCCAGCTGAACCCTTCCCCCTCTGCCGGCCCGACCCCCAGCCCGGCAGCTCCAGAAGCCCCTCAGCAAGAGGTAGGCAGGAAGCCCAGAAGCGGTCCTCCCTCGCTGGAGCCGTGGATGAGGCAGACTGTAGTCCTCAAGTTGAAGGAGGTGGATGGCAGACTGCCGGACATGAGTCAGGAGGTGTTTGGGAAGAAGATGGTTCTGGAGCAGGGTTTCTCCCAAGGTGAGATCCTTAGCATACATGCCCTCGTTGCTGGAATCTTTTACATTACCTTTGCGTCAACCACAATCTGCAGACGCTATTGGGAGAAGATGAAAGCAGCGAGCCCAGACTCGCCCTTCAGAAAATTTCTGGGCAGCTGTagagaggaagagagggagaagagagaggaaagaAGGGTGACTGTCTCCATGCGGAACCCACACATCCCGGGAGGAGACATTTCTACTTTCCTAAAGCGTTTCTGCACAGTATTGAAGGAACCAACCCGGATTCTGGATGGGAACGGCTTCTGGACCAGCAAGTGGTCAGTCATTGTCCGCCTGCACAAGGACTCAGGGCCCGGAACCAGCGTCAAGCACCTACCACAAATCATCACCCTGGGCAACTCATCAGGCCTCATTTACTACCCCGACATGCCGCAGACCTGCCGAAAATGCGGCAGAGGGGGCCACCAGATGAAGGACTGCTCTGAGTCAGCCTGCAGGGTATGCCGAGTGGCAGGGCACGAAACCAAGGACTGCCCCCGGAAGATCGCCTGCAACCTCTGTGGCCAGGCGACCCACATGTACAGGGCATGTCCTGAGAGAGTGCACAGCTATGCCTCTGTTGTAACCAGAGGCCCGGCGAAGGTGAAGCAAAAGCCAGCGCCGACGACTAAAGAGAAGAAGGGTAAGAGTACGCCCCGTCCCCCCGGCTCGTCTCAAGCCCCTAGCAACCAAAAAGACACGGCACCCCTGGCCGCCAACCCTACTGAGGGCTCTGGGACCACCGCCAGTGTCCCCCCACCTGAGGCTTTACCCCGCACCCCTAGCAAACCCAGCACCCTCCCCACGGACACCACACCCCTTGCCTCAGTGGTCCTCTCACCGGTTCCACGAGCTACCCAACCCCCCAACTCACCTGGAGCTGTGCTTGGGTCCACACCAAGCACAACTCCAGCCCTCTCCGAGGAGGATTTTCCCCCCCTGCCCTCTGCAGGTACCCAGCAGAGGAAGAGGAAAGACCGAGATAGCCCCTGCACCGACTCCACCAAGAAGAAGGTGGTCACAACAGCGGAGGCGCCCCTAGAAGATGAGGTGGAGGAGATGGAACAATCTGCGGAAGACCTGGTATCGGGCCCAGAATACGAGGAAGCCACAGACACATCCCTGCACATCCGACCAGTGGAAGTAGGTGCGCCAGAGCCCCTGGATGCAGCGGACTGCAAAAAGGAGCCCCCACCCGACAGGAGTGGTAACAAAGGCGTATAG